The Coleofasciculus chthonoplastes PCC 7420 sequence TATTCATATTCCAAAATCTGGAGGAGTAACACTCCAGAGAATACTAGAAAAGCAATATACATCTGACACTATTTTTACAATTCAATCAAAAATGTTTCATGAATCTATAGAACGGTTCAAATATCTACCTGAATCCCAACATCGAGCAATAAGGCTTCTCAAAGGACACATGTTTTTTGGATTACATGAATTTTTACCTATACCTTGCAGGTATATTACAATACTCCGGAATCCAGTTGATCGAATTATTTCTCACTATTACTATGTTCTTCAAAATCCCACTCATTATCTTTATCAAGATGTTGTATCTCAGAAGATGAATTTAGGAGACTATGTTTGTAGTGGTCTATCTCCAGAGTTGGACAATTGTCAGACTAGACTATTATCTGGTGTACAAGAATCAATTGGAGTAGGTCAATGTTCTTTTGAACTTTTGGAAAAAGCCAAGACGAATTTAAAATCCCATTTTGCCGTTGTTGGTCTATTAGAAAGATTTAATGAAACCATGATTTTATTTAAAAAAGTTTTTGGTTGGAAAATGCCTTTTTACATACAACGAAACAAAACAAAAAAAGCATTTAGTTATCAAAATATTTCCCAAAAAATATTAAATTCAATTATCAAAACTAATCAATTAGATATTGAACTGTATAAGTATGGAGAAGCCTTGTTTGAAAAATCAATACTTAAACAAGATAAATATTTCAAAGCTGAGGTATTAGCTTTTAGCGTTCTTAATAAAATTTATCAAACTTATAGAAGTTTTTTGTGTTTCAGATAAAATATCTAGTTTACTTAACTTATTAGTTTGATGTCACTTGTCTCCATAATCACACCACTTTATAACAAAACTGCTTATATCCTTGACACTATTCAATCGGTACTTTCCCAAACTTATACAACTTGGGAAATGCTAATCGTGGATAATGGATCAACAGATGGCAGTTTGGAAAAAGCTAAGCAAATTTCAGATCCACGGATTCATATTTTGCAGTCACCAAAGCAAGGATCTGGGGCAGCACGTAACTATGGATTGTTGAAGGCTCAAGGAGAATGGATTCAGTTTTTAGATGCTGACGATTTACTAGAACCTGATCATCTAAAACAACAACTAGCTGTGGCTCGACAAAATCATGCTATTGACATTATTGCTTGCTCTTGGCAAGAATTTAATGATGAAAATCCTACTCAGAGAATAATTAAGCAACCATCAGGGATAGGACAGTCGATTCAAGTGTTACGAGATAGCGCAATTGCTTTTGCACCTTGGGCTGTTCATGCCGCTCTGATTAGGCATTCTGTTTTAACTGAAGATTATTTTTGGGTTGAAGAACTTGATGCATTTGTGAGCGAAGATACTGCATTCTGGTTTTGTTTATTAACCAAGTGTTTGGTTGCTTTCTCAAATAATTGTGGTGTTATTTACCGTAAACAAACATCTTTTTGTCGTAACGATTACTTCGATCCACCGAGATGGTTGGAGGGAATGAAAGCAGTCACTTCCTATAATGTTGATTTTCTGAAGTCTCATGGAGATAAGCCATCTGCTAGACAGTGTGAAATGCTGATGCGTTGCTTCCTTTCAACGGCTAATATCGCTCATAGTCAAAGAGACTTCACAACCGAACGTAAAGCGTTTGCCTTGGCAAATCAATGGTTCAAAGAGTGCGAAAAGCTTGGGGGGGTTAATACTCTACCGTTGCGTCTACGAAAAATTTTTGGTTTTTGTCTGATTCAGTATTGTCTAGGTATTCGTTATCGTCTTGGAAATAGCGCTAAAGCCCTGATCAATAAAATAATAATTTATGCCTAAAGATAGAGTTTACGGAATTGTTGTTACTACTATTCATAATGGAAATTTTCTCGATGAATATTATAAGCATTTTAAAGACAACAAGAACTTAAAATGCGTCCGTTTCTATGTTGTCGGTGATCTCTCTACCCCTCCATCTTGCCGTGATCGAGTTGAGCGTTACCACGCAATGGGATTGCCTTGGATTTATCTGGGCAAAGAAGAACAGGAAGATTTCCTTGCTCCCTTTCCTGAGCTTTCTGCTGAAATTCCCTGGAAGTCTGATAATCGGCGCAATGTAGGCTTTCTTATGGCTTACCGTGATCGCTGTGATATCATTATCGCAATTGATGATGACAACTATCCACGCAATAACTGGTCATTTCTGGAGGGTCACCAACATGTAGGCACTAAAGTGACATTATCAACAGCGGTTGGTCATGAGGGATGGTTTAATCTCTGCTCTCTGATGGACATTAACTGTGAGTCTCTCGGTGTTCGAGGTACTGTTTATGCAAGGGGATTTCCCTACGCTCGTCGCCATCCAAATTGTGGAAGTATCGATTCCCAAGTCAGCACTGGTTTAGTTGCTATCAATGCAGGCTTGTGGTCTGGCGATCCTGATGTTGATGCGGCTACTCGTCTTGTTACTCGGTGCGAAGCACAAGAAAAGTTTTTGGAGAGCTTTCTTCTCACCTCAAGCACTTTAATGCCTATCAATACCCAAAACACAGCACTGATTCGTGATGCTATTCCTGCCTACTACTATTTCAAAATGGGAATTCCTATTAGAGGTATGAAGCTGGATCGATTTGGAGATATATTTAGTGGATTTTTTGTGCAAAAGTGTGTTCAATCCGTTGGTCACTCGATTCGGGTTGGCAGTCCAATTGTAGAGCATCGTCGCTCACCTCATAATCTTTACCAAGATCTGTGGCATGAGCTTGCTGGAATGGTTATCATTGATGATATGCTGTGTCTACTAGAAGAAAAAATGCCTTTAGCTTTTAGCTATAGCGAAGCAGCAGTGAATCTGGCTGGAAAAGTTAGGGTATGGGCAGAACAACAAGATGGCTTTCTTTGGGATGCTTCTCTCCGTGCTTATTTTCAAAATATTTCAGATAACATATTCAATTGGGTTAAAGCTTGTCAGCAACTTAACTCAACATAATATAATAAATTGACATGAATTTCATTATTTGTTTGTTAATAAATTTCTATTTACACTTGCCTATTACTATTATATTATAAGTCAGGCTATGCTGCATCGTTATAAACAATATCCTAGTCCAGCGTTTAATATGATTAGTCTAGTTTCTACTGTACTCAATGATCGAAAAGGGGTTTCTATATTTTTAAAAGAAATGGAAATGCAGAGTCATCATCCTGACGAAATAGTGATAGTTGATGGTGGTTCAATTGATGGAACTTGGGAGTTCTTAGTCTCATACGCAGCAAATGGGCTACTTCCTTTGAAATATTATTTAGAAGTTGGCTGTAACGTTGCGCGTGGACGTAATATAGCTATTGAAAAATCTAATTTCAATTCTGATATTATTGTTTCAACAGATATCGGCTGTCAATGGGAATCGAAATGGTTAGAGGAATTAATTGCTCCGCTTGAGCTTGACAGAACAGTGGATTATGTTGTTGGGAGCTGGGCAGTTAAACCTGAATATATTCAGACTGCTTGGGCAAAAACTGAATTCATTTTGCGTGGTAGACATATTTTTCAAGCCACTCCTGATGCTCAAGGAACTTCACGATCGATTGCTTACCGGAAGGCAGTGTGGCAGGCTGTTGGAGGATATCCAGAAGACCTAACTCTTGCGGCTGACGATAATGTATTCATTTTACTGTTGCAAAAGTATGGATATAAAGCTGCGGCTGCACCGATTGTGCGTTGCTACTGGCATCGATTTGACTATCTTAAACAATATCTAAAAGAGGAAAAACGAAATTTTTATGGCTTGGGTGAAGCATTCCTGGCTAGAAAAAATTTTGTTGTTGTGGGCGGACGCTTGCTCACTGAATTTTTATGTATCCTGGGAAGCTTTCTTATTTTGGCTGATTCTCCATGGTTATATTATGGATTAACAACACTGTTAATCTTTGCCTGTTCTATAATTCATCGGATATTTCGCTTTCTTCCTAAAGCTACGAGTCTTGCTGATCTGGATGTAAAGTTTCCTCTAATCAGGCTTTTAATTTTTGAGTATCTTGCAAAAATTGTGGGAATCAGTAGCTATATTCTAGGTCTCCTACATGGAATAAAACACTGCCGCAATTGTAGAGTACGTATTTATCAAAACCCTAAAGCACATGGAACTGAACTAAGCACGACTATAACACCAACACCAAAATCTTTATAAAATAATTAGTGGTTCTATCAGAGATATGATATAGTATGACTATCCCGATAATATTCATTCACTATGGGAATTCAAATTGCCTTTTTCAATCTATTTGGCAAGCAAAACAGAGTAACCCTGATTCTCCTATTATCCTTCTGGGAGATCAAGCCAATATTCATTATCATTGGCTTCTGGGCATAGATCATTATTTAATTAAAGCTTATACTGATAATTCTCGATATTCTCTAAAACACTACGTTCATCTCAGTACTAATGGTGAACTTTTTGAAAGATTTTGTATTGAGCGATGGTTTATATTGTATAGGTTTCTACAACAAAGACCCGATATTCCAAGGTGCGTTTATCTTGATTCTGACGTACTAATTTATGATTTGCTTGATCCACCTGCGGATGAGCTGGCTCATTTTGGTATGACAATGGTTGGTTATTCCGCTCATACCAACTTTGTGAGCAACAAAAATGTACTCGGAGAATTTTGCCTGTTCATTCAGCAGCATTATAATGAACCAAGCAAAAAGTCTTGGCTTCATGATCATTATAGTAAGTTTATTGAAAAACATGGATGTGGAGGAATTTCCGATATGACGTTTTTTCATAAGTTTCGCGCTTATCACTCGGATGAAATAGGTATTATAAGCGATGTGTTTGGGAAAGATTTGATGTATACTTTTGATGAGCGTATTGATACAGATTTTGGTGGCTATGAAATGCAAAATGGATTTAAGAATATTTTTTGGCTCAATGGAAAACCTTATTGTAAAAATAATCTTAATAGAAAGATAGTCAAATTTAATACTTTACATTTTCAAGGAGCATCAAAAATAAAAATGATTGATTTTGTCCAAAATAGAAATATATTATTCTGGGTTAATCTCATAATAAATCAAACTGTTTTGCTCCAAAATAAAATTTTTCGCAAATTTAAATTAGGATAAAAACTCGTAGGATTAAAAATTAAATAATATAGTGATGAAGTGGCTAGCAAATAAACGATAGTTATGGCTGTACAAATTTCTCATCATTACAAATGTATATTTGTTCATGTACCTAAAGCAGGTGGCACTAGCATTGAAACTAGTTCTTTATTTGACGATCAGCGAAATATAAGTGGAGACTACGTAGGAGGTCATTTAACTGCAAGTGAATACAGAGAAAGGTTTCCCGATGAATTTGAAAGGTACTTCAAATTCTCTTTTGTTAGGAATCCTTTTGATAGACTTGTATCAGCTTTTTTTTACTTAAACAATTTAAGGGGTACGAATAAATATGATAGAAAAATTTATAATGATTATCTCCTAAAATATAAGAGAGATTTTAATAAATTTTGCCTTAACTTGCTTGAATGCAATGATGTGAATAAGCTTACACATTTTAAGCCACAAGCAGAATTTTTATGTGACAGTCAAGGAAATATTCTTGTTGATTTTATCGGCAAAGTAGAGAATTTTAAAAATGATTTAAGTGTAGTTAAAAGAAAAGTAAATTACTTTGGTTTTATTGGTCACAAATTAAAAAGCAAACACAAATACTATGCCCATTACTATAATGACAAAACTATAGAAATTGTTAACAAAGTTTACTGGCAAGATTTAAAAGTTTTTGGTTATACATTTGAGAATTCGACTTGGAATCAGATTAGTTATTTATTTCGCGATACTTTAATTCTGAGCCAATATTTTAATTTAGAAAAAATTAAATTTAAATTAAATAAATTATCAAAACTTAAGTAAAACAATTTTTTTTATTTTATAATTATTAAAATATACAATATCTATATTTTCCATAATGTCCTTGTATTATGAAACTCTTGTACTACTCGCCTTCTAGTTATGGAGGAATTGCAGATTACGCTCATGAACAAGCAAATGCTCTAATTGATTTAGGTGTAGATGTCACTTTTTTATGCACTAATAAGTATCCACTTAGTAGAGGAGAAACTTATAAAACTGTACCTATACTGCAAGACATAAATCCAAGTCAGCCGCTAAATAATAAAGTATTGAAGAAAATTTACTCATCTTCAATACTTCTTTCAAATTTTAAGACTTTAGCTCGTTTTATTGAAGAAAATGATTTTAGATATGTTTTACTAGGTTCCTATATAGAATATTTAGCTCCTTTATGGTCAAAATATTTACGAGGGTTGGCTAAAAGGGGAGTTAAATTTGGAGCTATAGTTCACGATCCTATGCGAAATACCGTATTAGGTCCATTGTGGTGGCATCGCTGGTCAATTGCTTGTGGTTATTCTTTCCTGCGAGAAGCCTTTGTGCATGAAGCTATTGAATTAGATACAATTAAGCCTATGCCTA is a genomic window containing:
- a CDS encoding sulfotransferase family 2 domain-containing protein — encoded protein: MKKIEQSEKAQQVVIFIHIPKSGGVTLQRILEKQYTSDTIFTIQSKMFHESIERFKYLPESQHRAIRLLKGHMFFGLHEFLPIPCRYITILRNPVDRIISHYYYVLQNPTHYLYQDVVSQKMNLGDYVCSGLSPELDNCQTRLLSGVQESIGVGQCSFELLEKAKTNLKSHFAVVGLLERFNETMILFKKVFGWKMPFYIQRNKTKKAFSYQNISQKILNSIIKTNQLDIELYKYGEALFEKSILKQDKYFKAEVLAFSVLNKIYQTYRSFLCFR
- a CDS encoding glycosyltransferase family 2 protein, with protein sequence MSLVSIITPLYNKTAYILDTIQSVLSQTYTTWEMLIVDNGSTDGSLEKAKQISDPRIHILQSPKQGSGAARNYGLLKAQGEWIQFLDADDLLEPDHLKQQLAVARQNHAIDIIACSWQEFNDENPTQRIIKQPSGIGQSIQVLRDSAIAFAPWAVHAALIRHSVLTEDYFWVEELDAFVSEDTAFWFCLLTKCLVAFSNNCGVIYRKQTSFCRNDYFDPPRWLEGMKAVTSYNVDFLKSHGDKPSARQCEMLMRCFLSTANIAHSQRDFTTERKAFALANQWFKECEKLGGVNTLPLRLRKIFGFCLIQYCLGIRYRLGNSAKALINKIIIYA
- a CDS encoding glycosyltransferase, yielding MLHRYKQYPSPAFNMISLVSTVLNDRKGVSIFLKEMEMQSHHPDEIVIVDGGSIDGTWEFLVSYAANGLLPLKYYLEVGCNVARGRNIAIEKSNFNSDIIVSTDIGCQWESKWLEELIAPLELDRTVDYVVGSWAVKPEYIQTAWAKTEFILRGRHIFQATPDAQGTSRSIAYRKAVWQAVGGYPEDLTLAADDNVFILLLQKYGYKAAAAPIVRCYWHRFDYLKQYLKEEKRNFYGLGEAFLARKNFVVVGGRLLTEFLCILGSFLILADSPWLYYGLTTLLIFACSIIHRIFRFLPKATSLADLDVKFPLIRLLIFEYLAKIVGISSYILGLLHGIKHCRNCRVRIYQNPKAHGTELSTTITPTPKSL
- a CDS encoding sulfotransferase family 2 domain-containing protein — its product is MAVQISHHYKCIFVHVPKAGGTSIETSSLFDDQRNISGDYVGGHLTASEYRERFPDEFERYFKFSFVRNPFDRLVSAFFYLNNLRGTNKYDRKIYNDYLLKYKRDFNKFCLNLLECNDVNKLTHFKPQAEFLCDSQGNILVDFIGKVENFKNDLSVVKRKVNYFGFIGHKLKSKHKYYAHYYNDKTIEIVNKVYWQDLKVFGYTFENSTWNQISYLFRDTLILSQYFNLEKIKFKLNKLSKLK